A genomic window from Candidatus Bathyarchaeota archaeon includes:
- a CDS encoding zinc ABC transporter substrate-binding protein: MKNKKIFTFSMTLLMLPLLLVSVTHAQTAEKPIIVCTTTAVGSVVEDFLDDSADVLVLVQPGLCPADFDMKPGYVDAVSKATILFKQNIQGEFWLDNLLESAGNDDLTVVAIPGVYNTPEGAKSYIRDVGGNLSQILGINLDSETFEMITEIDQVSTWITTQAESLEASNLNVICMGWLKTFIESAGFNVVSTFNPPETLSAGDITGLLETAHTEGAALIVDNLQIDTDFGGGIASQVGAEHLVLTNFPGAIPGTETLSKMLRYNAEQLFRGASTWHIASGLKAEKINLGNQVTLYQITTVIAVVIAATEAVMLYSRKKK; encoded by the coding sequence ATGAAAAACAAAAAAATATTTACTTTTAGTATGACTTTACTGATGCTTCCGTTACTGTTAGTGTCAGTAACCCATGCCCAGACTGCAGAAAAACCAATAATCGTATGCACCACAACTGCAGTAGGGAGCGTAGTTGAAGACTTCCTAGATGATAGCGCCGACGTTTTAGTGCTTGTACAGCCTGGGTTGTGTCCAGCAGATTTTGACATGAAACCCGGATACGTGGACGCAGTAAGCAAAGCAACAATTCTATTCAAACAAAACATTCAAGGAGAATTCTGGCTAGATAACCTACTTGAATCTGCAGGAAACGATGACCTAACAGTAGTAGCAATCCCTGGTGTTTATAACACTCCTGAAGGCGCAAAAAGTTACATACGTGATGTTGGAGGAAACCTTAGCCAAATCTTAGGAATCAATTTAGATTCAGAAACCTTTGAAATGATAACAGAAATTGACCAAGTTTCAACTTGGATAACAACTCAAGCTGAAAGTTTGGAAGCCTCAAACTTGAACGTCATCTGCATGGGGTGGCTTAAAACCTTCATTGAATCTGCTGGCTTTAATGTTGTTTCAACTTTTAATCCTCCAGAAACTCTGTCTGCTGGGGACATAACCGGTTTATTAGAAACTGCCCACACTGAAGGTGCCGCCTTAATCGTGGATAACCTTCAAATTGACACAGATTTTGGTGGAGGAATTGCTTCACAGGTGGGTGCAGAGCATTTGGTGTTAACTAATTTCCCTGGGGCTATTCCCGGAACTGAAACTTTATCCAAAATGTTACGTTACAACGCCGAACAACTCTTCAGGGGCGCTTCTACTTGGCATATTGCTTCTGGTTTGAAAGCAGAAAAAATCAACCTAGGAAACCAAGTAACCCTTTATCAGATAACCACCGTTATTGCAGTTGTAATTGCTGCAACTGAAGCTGTTATGCTTTATTCACGAAAAAAGAAATGA
- a CDS encoding class I SAM-dependent methyltransferase has protein sequence MNPKDYFDNAASTWDKKFLTPHLSSFLEKLIPQFGLKPGQNVLDVGTGTGLLIPYLIKELGPEGSVTALDFSENMVQICKTKHKHLKNVNVKLGNIEEKQFQAETFDTVICFGVFPHLQNKQKVLQNINYVLKPEGKLVISHAFSSEELKDHHKQVSNQVAHDLLPKMADMKNLLESSRFTEISIKDEPGCYLCIARKSTCF, from the coding sequence ATGAACCCCAAAGACTACTTTGACAACGCCGCAAGCACGTGGGACAAAAAATTTCTAACTCCCCATCTTTCCTCTTTTTTGGAAAAACTTATCCCCCAATTTGGATTGAAACCTGGACAAAACGTTCTTGATGTCGGCACTGGCACTGGACTTTTAATTCCATATTTAATTAAAGAACTTGGACCTGAAGGCTCAGTTACTGCCCTTGATTTTTCTGAAAACATGGTTCAAATATGCAAAACAAAACATAAACACCTTAAAAACGTGAACGTAAAACTGGGAAACATCGAAGAAAAACAATTCCAAGCAGAAACTTTTGACACAGTTATCTGCTTTGGAGTGTTTCCTCACCTGCAAAACAAACAAAAAGTCCTTCAAAACATCAATTATGTGTTAAAACCTGAAGGCAAACTTGTAATTTCTCATGCCTTCAGCAGCGAAGAACTCAAAGATCACCATAAACAAGTTTCAAACCAGGTAGCCCATGACCTGTTGCCCAAAATGGCGGACATGAAAAACCTGCTTGAATCCTCTAGATTTACAGAAATCAGCATCAAAGACGAACCAGGATGCTATTTGTGTATTGCTCGTAAATCCACCTGTTTTTAG
- a CDS encoding metal-dependent transcriptional regulator, producing MVSDAGISSKAEDYLRAIYEVVNKKGFVRIKDIARELDVKPPTAVEMMKKLDTKGLVVYEKYGGITLTDRGTQIAELIENRHETFKNFLEILLVPKDVALKDAHILEHELTSNTIQQFSRFVEFITEYSERPMFMKRWMDEFKKYCEQKTVKNKNS from the coding sequence ATGGTTAGTGACGCAGGAATTTCCAGTAAAGCCGAAGATTATCTGCGAGCAATCTACGAAGTGGTTAACAAAAAAGGCTTTGTTCGCATCAAAGACATTGCCCGCGAACTCGATGTTAAGCCTCCTACTGCCGTGGAAATGATGAAAAAACTAGACACAAAAGGTTTAGTTGTTTACGAAAAATATGGTGGAATCACGTTAACTGACCGTGGAACACAAATAGCTGAACTAATCGAGAACCGCCATGAAACTTTTAAAAATTTTTTAGAAATACTGTTGGTTCCAAAAGATGTGGCACTCAAAGATGCCCACATCCTTGAACACGAATTAACCTCTAACACGATACAGCAGTTTTCGCGGTTTGTTGAGTTCATAACTGAGTATTCTGAGCGACCAATGTTCATGAAACGATGGATGGATGAATTCAAAAAATACTGTGAACAAAAAACCGTCAAAAACAAGAATTCGTAG
- a CDS encoding ferrous iron transport protein A, which produces MELQLNKLEPGQKAIVVTVKGSGTIRRRIMDMGIVRGSKIKVIRRAPLGDPVEFEIRDYNLTLRKKEAECIYVSLEEKQ; this is translated from the coding sequence ATGGAATTACAATTAAACAAACTTGAACCTGGACAAAAAGCCATTGTTGTAACCGTCAAAGGAAGCGGCACCATTAGGCGCCGAATCATGGACATGGGTATCGTTCGGGGCTCAAAAATCAAAGTAATCCGCAGAGCGCCCCTAGGTGATCCTGTGGAATTCGAAATCCGTGACTATAATTTAACCCTGCGCAAAAAAGAAGCAGAATGCATCTACGTCTCGTTGGAGGAAAAACAATGA
- a CDS encoding ferrous iron transport protein A: MMEVPLALLSVGAKGKITRIRGGKELIRRLNDMGLTRDSEVTVICSHSCPNPDRGGPLVVEIKDSRVAFGRGVATKIMVQEVDN, encoded by the coding sequence ATGATGGAAGTTCCTCTTGCTTTACTTTCTGTGGGTGCTAAAGGAAAAATAACTCGAATTCGGGGCGGAAAAGAGCTGATTAGGCGATTAAACGACATGGGACTTACCCGTGACTCTGAAGTAACCGTGATATGCTCCCATTCTTGTCCTAACCCCGACCGCGGTGGACCTTTAGTTGTTGAAATAAAAGATTCTCGTGTAGCTTTTGGCAGGGGCGTTGCTACAAAAATAATGGTTCAGGAGGTTGACAACTGA